Proteins from a genomic interval of Thunnus maccoyii chromosome 1, fThuMac1.1, whole genome shotgun sequence:
- the LOC121897152 gene encoding uncharacterized protein LOC121897152 codes for MAASSAGSSKGTAVKHNCSMNGSEKVYQRKDSDESMEVGTVYAEIHQAPADARNLPDLDEFYEPISEDDLAEINLTQSHYNIPDITSFRQLLYEGQEENVSTKVLNPSVWLSVNVPSPRPAREDDLPAEVPSLQPVTEENLPEDEHRPPASPNVVLPSSQPVTEEDLPAEVPSLQSVSEGEDPPEDEHHPPASPDVVLPSFQPPTETDLPEERHPPASPDAEHPGFQPETEDNRPGSVHRLNESDDSERRRGGERLIRRVRMVERRRKWNQDRRRQAVIGRKSLQHRRLTLTRELISFCRYVIAMK; via the exons ATGGCGGCGTCCTCAGCAGGCAGTAGCAAGGGAACGGCAGTCAAGCACAACTGCTCCATGAATGGATCAGAGAAAGTGTATCAACGGAAGGATAGTGATGAAAGTATGGAAGTGGGAA CGGTTTATGCAGAAATCCATCAGGCTCCTGCAGACGCCAGAAACCTCCCAGACCTCGATGAATTTTATGAGC cTATATCAGAAGATGATCTGGCCGAAATTAACCTGACACAATCACACTACA ATATTCCAGACATCACATCGTTTCGCCAACTCCTGTATGAGGGGCAGGAGGAAAACGTTTCCACAAAAGTTTTAAATCCTTCTGTATGGCTCTCTGTTAACGTCCCTTCACCACGGCCGGCGAGGGAGGACGATCTTCCCGCCGAAGTCCCTTCTTTACAGCCGGTGACGGAGGAGAATCTCCCGGAGGATGAGCATCGTCCTCCCGCATCACCCAACGTAGTACTCCCTTCATCACAGCCGGTGACAGAGGAGGATCTTCCCGCTGAAGTCCCTTCTTTACAGTCGGTGTCGGAGGGGGAGGATCCCCCGGAGGATGAGCATCACCCTCCCGCATCACCCGACGTAGTACTCCCTTCTTTCCAGCCCCCGACGGAGACGGATCTCCCGGAGGAGCGTCATCCGCCGGCCTCACCCGACGCAGAACATCCCGGTTTTCAGCCCGAGACTGAGGACAACCGGCCGGGGAGCGTGCATCGTCTGAATGAATCGG ATGActctgagaggagaagaggaggtgaaAGACTCATCAGACGTGTGAGGATGGTGGAACGGAGAAGAAAGTGGAATCAGGACCGTCGACGGCAAGCTGTAATTGGAAGAAAAAGCCTACAACACAGACGTTTGACTCTGACAAGAGAGCTTATTTCCTTCTGTCGGTATGTTATAGCGATGAAGTGA